One Mercurialis annua linkage group LG3, ddMerAnnu1.2, whole genome shotgun sequence DNA window includes the following coding sequences:
- the LOC126674887 gene encoding uncharacterized protein LOC126674887 gives MDAVTSSADLSIGWTRAIEYLACFPQIDPSILHDLIDEAPEFHEDLGKNARERVALKCLEHLYTDDNTDAAANDTRLLSNPRGIFDLSHSCEDVLQSILKETSVSDLQTGTSNLFKWDIHHFIVLKRASMPISALQQLKDAILEGTNPHASSLRYFSGLGHGNDDRDGINVDTGNDDNRSDIQNMAPEGSNIHLPILSSDYHQRNLLPLKRKGSVLDNEHPVEDYQDDQGGVNDIDPHFYAKRFKFDANTSGGEQILVPQFGNELVENLSELITRITERESCPVETNVQVGLGECCSLENGRDNLVATENFECSADANDDFQQKQWGSVNNANGILECISEGGAQQCILEDEVNVTKFRASNVALSLKTIENISLDENKDDNDTVNQFKSQNIASLNVLTPGSIAENLKIRMKNLFQEDTSSHEKIDVTTEKSHLLSSDCTPSHASPSNWTELDLCLKCSKDGQLLICNAANCPFAVHDKCLGCSPKFDEKGNFYCPFCGYSYSISKYHEAKEKTSLARKELAAFIREHPKRSRIRKRCNLEHNQEVGTLHKTHETGDLSEREFDQTSNKEHEANGISQNCPEANGSKEMDLGGLDRRSNLRT, from the exons ATGGATGCCGTAACGTCGAGCGCCGATTTAAGTATCGGGTGGACTCGGGCAATTGAGTACTTAGCATGCTTTCCTCAAATTGACCCTTCTATTTTACATG ATTTAATCGACGAAGCTCCAGAATTTCATGAGGATTTAGGGAAGAATGCAAGAGAAAGGGTTgctttaaaatgtttggaacaTTTGTATACTGATGATAATACTGATGCAGCTGCAAATGACACCCGTTTGTTGTCGAATCCAAGAGGTATATTCGACCTCTCTCACAGTTGCGAAGATGTGCTCCAATCCATACTCAAAGAG ACATCGGTATCTGATTTGCAAACGGGGACATCAAATTTGTTTAAATGGGATATTCATCATTTCATCGTCCTGAAAAGAGCTTCGATGCCGATATCTGCTCTACAACAG CTGAAAGATGCAATTCTTGAAGGTACCAATCCACATGCTTCTTCCTTGAGATATTTTAGTGGTCTGGGACATGGAAATGACGACCGTGATGGAATTAATGTTGATACTGGAAATGACGATAATCGCTCTGACATTCAGAATATGGCACCAGAAGGGAGCAACATTCATTTGCCAATTTTGAGCAGTGATTATCATCAGAGAAATTTATTACccttaaaaagaaaaggaagcgTCTTGGATAATGAACATCCAGTGGAAGACTATCAGGACGATCAAGGTGGCGTAAATGATATTGATCCCCATTTTTATGCCAAGAGATTTAAGTTTGATGCTAATACCTCAGGAGGGGAACAAATATTAGTTCCGCAGTTTGGTAACGAGCTGGTGGAAAATTTATCTGAATTGATTACTAGAATTACAGAGAGAGAAAGCTGCCCTGTTGAAACAAATGTGCAAGTAGGACTGGGTGAATGCTGTTCTTTAGAAAATGGTCGTGATAATTTGGTTGCGACAGAAAATTTTGAGTGTTCTGCTGATGCAAATGATGACTTCCAGCAAAAACAATGGGGCAGTGTTAATAATGCCAATGGAATACTAGAATGTATATCTGAAGGTGGAGCTCAGCAATGTATTTTGGAGGATGAAGTTAATGTGACTAAATTTAGAGCATCAAATGTTGCATTGTCTCTTAAAACCATAGAAAACATCTCCCTTGATGAAAACAAAGATGACAATGATACTGTTAATCAGTTTAAATCACAAAATATTGCTTCCTTGAATGTATTAACTCCAGGCAGTATAgctgaaaatttgaaaattcgCATGAAGAATCTTTTTCAAGAAGATACGTCAAGTCATGAGAAGATTGATGTTACCACGGAGAAGAGTCATCTTCTGAGCTCTGATTGTACCCCAAGTCATGCTTCCCCGTCGAACTGGACAGAGCTTGATCTTTGTTTAAAATGTAGCAAAGATGGCCAGTTATTGATATGTAATGCTGCTAATTGTCCATTTGCTGTTCATGACAAGTGCTTAGGTTGCTCACCGAAGTTTGATGAAAAAGGGAACTTTTACTGCCCATTCTGTGGGTATTCTTATTCCATCTCAAAATACCATGAAGCTAAGGAAAAAACTAGTTTGGCAAGGAAGGAGCTAGCTGCATTTATTCGTGAGCATCCTAAGAGATCACGTATTCGGAAGCGCTGTAACTTAGAACACAACCAAGAGGTAGGTACTTTACACAAAACGCACGAGACTGGGGATTTGAGTGAGCGAGAATTTGATCAAACTAGTAACAAAGAGCATGAAGCAAATGGGATAAGTCAGAATTGTCCTGAAGCAAATGGATCTAAAGAGATGGATCTAGGTGGACTTGACAGACGATCAAACTTGAGGACATAG